One stretch of Amycolatopsis sp. NBC_00345 DNA includes these proteins:
- a CDS encoding HelD family protein: protein MSEPGVRRAEIAVEQAHVDRVYTQLAALKAQAEAMRTKGYEIGQGAQREAIFEQASMLFERDMMVHHANQTLQTLDAEYEGLVFGRLDHRDGELIYVGRLGIRDAEFDNLVTDWRAPAAAAFYQATAEEPMDVVRRRVIRCSGPNVLDVDDDVLIADAVPEDMQIVGEGALMAALGRSRGEKMRDIVATIQKEQDEVIRAPWRGVTEITGGPGTGKTAVALHRAAYLLYRHRRQLGGAGVLVIGPSGVFTSYISRVLPSMGETNVELRALGEVLDGLEATRQDSSPLAAVKGSLRMRRVLLRALRDAPPEAPAELRIVYRGEVLKLTDRELEKVRKKAHTQGAPPNRSRVRVAELLLDALATKAEGYAKEDGRPFDRAELITDLGERIEFHRFLVVWWPVLYPAQILKWLGDEKRLAAAAKGVLNRGEITMLAADFADRSHGWSVADVALLDELRVLIGPEPKRRRRQTVLEAEPERRGGSGATHRPEHYDEYSHVVVDESQDLSPMQWRMVGRRGKYASWTVVGDPVQSSWPDPGEAAAARDQAFGPKTARRRYTLRTNYRNSAEIFDLAAKVVIGHAEADELPRAVRTTGITPEVRPVERTGMEAATQGAVKELLGSVEGTVGVITAMDRVPEVTSWFAATADERLKVVGSLDSKGLEYDAVVLVEPMELVTESTTGRRVLYVALTRATQQLIVLASDPDWLPSA, encoded by the coding sequence GTGTCCGAACCCGGGGTCAGGCGGGCTGAGATCGCCGTGGAGCAGGCGCACGTGGACCGGGTGTACACCCAGCTCGCGGCGCTGAAAGCCCAAGCCGAGGCGATGCGCACCAAGGGCTACGAAATCGGGCAGGGCGCCCAGCGCGAGGCGATCTTCGAACAGGCGTCGATGCTCTTCGAGCGCGACATGATGGTCCACCACGCGAACCAGACGCTGCAGACGCTCGACGCGGAGTACGAGGGCCTGGTCTTCGGCCGGCTCGACCACCGCGACGGCGAGCTGATCTACGTCGGCCGCCTCGGCATCCGCGACGCCGAGTTCGACAACCTCGTCACCGACTGGCGCGCCCCCGCGGCCGCGGCGTTCTACCAGGCGACCGCCGAGGAGCCGATGGACGTGGTGCGCCGCCGCGTGATCCGCTGCTCCGGGCCGAACGTGCTGGACGTGGACGACGACGTGCTGATCGCCGACGCCGTGCCCGAGGACATGCAGATCGTCGGCGAGGGCGCGCTGATGGCCGCGCTGGGCCGCTCGCGCGGCGAGAAGATGCGCGACATCGTCGCCACCATCCAGAAGGAGCAGGACGAGGTGATCCGCGCACCCTGGCGCGGGGTCACCGAGATCACCGGCGGGCCGGGCACCGGCAAGACGGCCGTGGCGCTGCACCGCGCGGCGTACCTGCTCTACCGCCACCGCCGTCAGCTGGGCGGCGCCGGCGTGCTCGTGATCGGGCCGTCCGGGGTGTTCACCTCCTACATCTCGCGCGTATTGCCGTCGATGGGCGAGACGAACGTGGAGCTGCGCGCGCTCGGCGAGGTGCTCGACGGGCTCGAGGCGACCCGCCAGGACAGCTCGCCGCTGGCCGCGGTGAAGGGCTCGCTGCGGATGCGGCGGGTGCTGCTGCGCGCGTTGCGCGACGCCCCGCCGGAGGCGCCGGCCGAGCTGCGGATCGTCTACCGCGGCGAAGTGCTGAAGCTGACGGACCGCGAGCTGGAGAAGGTGCGGAAGAAGGCCCACACGCAGGGCGCGCCGCCGAACCGCTCGCGCGTACGCGTCGCGGAGCTGCTGCTGGACGCGCTGGCCACGAAGGCCGAGGGGTACGCGAAGGAAGACGGCCGGCCGTTCGATCGCGCCGAGCTGATCACGGACCTCGGCGAGCGCATCGAGTTCCACCGCTTCCTGGTCGTCTGGTGGCCGGTGCTGTACCCGGCGCAGATCCTGAAGTGGCTGGGCGACGAGAAGCGGCTCGCGGCGGCGGCCAAGGGCGTGCTGAACCGCGGCGAGATCACCATGCTGGCGGCGGATTTCGCGGACCGCTCGCACGGCTGGTCGGTGGCCGACGTCGCGCTGCTCGACGAGCTGCGCGTGCTGATCGGCCCGGAGCCGAAGCGCCGCCGACGCCAGACCGTGCTCGAAGCGGAGCCCGAACGCCGCGGCGGGAGCGGCGCGACACACCGTCCGGAGCACTACGACGAGTACTCGCACGTGGTCGTCGACGAGTCCCAGGACCTGTCGCCGATGCAGTGGCGCATGGTCGGCCGCCGCGGCAAGTACGCGAGCTGGACCGTGGTGGGCGACCCGGTGCAGAGTTCGTGGCCGGACCCGGGCGAGGCCGCGGCCGCGCGCGACCAGGCGTTCGGCCCCAAGACGGCCCGGCGCCGCTACACGCTGCGCACCAATTACCGGAACTCCGCGGAGATCTTCGACCTGGCCGCGAAGGTCGTCATCGGCCACGCGGAGGCCGACGAGCTGCCGCGCGCGGTGCGGACCACGGGCATCACGCCGGAGGTCCGCCCGGTCGAGCGCACCGGCATGGAGGCCGCGACGCAGGGCGCGGTGAAGGAGCTGCTCGGCTCCGTCGAGGGCACCGTGGGCGTGATCACGGCGATGGACCGCGTCCCGGAGGTCACGTCCTGGTTCGCCGCCACCGCGGACGAACGCCTGAAGGTCGTCGGCAGCCTGGACTCCAAGGGCCTGGAGTACGACGCCGTGGTCCTGGTCGAGCCGATGGAGCTGGTCACGGAGTCCACCACCGGCCGCCGGGTGCTGTACGTGGCCCTCACCCGGGCCACCCAGCAGCTCATCGTGCTGGCCTCGGACCCGGACTGGCTGCCGTCGGCCTGA
- the rsmD gene encoding 16S rRNA (guanine(966)-N(2))-methyltransferase RsmD produces the protein MTRIVAGKAGGRRLKVPPKGTRPTSERVREALFNALDVAGELDGARVLDLYAGSGALGLEALSRGAADAWFVEADRRAADVLRGNVADVGLGGTVRAAPVEAVVAAPAPARFDLVLADPPYAVDAAALGRVLAALGDGGWLGDGALVVVERAARDGAPDWPAGFTPTRDKRYGDTALYWAEFGARSGV, from the coding sequence GTGACGAGGATCGTGGCCGGGAAGGCGGGCGGACGGCGGCTGAAGGTGCCGCCCAAGGGCACCCGCCCGACGTCCGAGCGGGTGCGGGAAGCCCTGTTCAACGCCCTCGACGTGGCCGGCGAGCTGGACGGCGCGCGGGTCCTCGACCTCTACGCCGGCTCCGGCGCGCTCGGCCTCGAAGCCCTCTCCCGCGGCGCCGCCGACGCGTGGTTCGTGGAAGCCGACCGCCGGGCCGCCGACGTGCTCCGCGGGAACGTCGCCGACGTGGGCCTCGGCGGCACCGTGCGCGCCGCGCCGGTCGAGGCCGTGGTGGCCGCTCCGGCGCCTGCGCGGTTCGACCTGGTGCTGGCCGACCCGCCGTACGCCGTGGACGCCGCCGCGCTCGGCCGGGTGCTGGCCGCGCTCGGCGACGGCGGCTGGCTCGGCGACGGCGCGCTGGTGGTGGTCGAGCGGGCCGCTCGTGACGGCGCGCCCGACTGGCCCGCCGGTTTCACGCCGACGCGCGACAAGCGCTACGGCGACACCGCGCTGTACTGGGCGGAGTTCGGCGCGCGATCAGGGGTGTGA
- the coaD gene encoding pantetheine-phosphate adenylyltransferase, whose product MRRAVCPGSYDPATNGHLDIIERASLLFDEVVVAVGVNKSKKGLFEVEERMEMLRLITAKLPNVRIDSWQGLLVDYCRENDIAAVAKGLRSVSDFDYELQMAQMNRELTGLETLLMANNPAYGFVSSSLVKEVAALGGDIESLVPPVVFERLNQVFPKQA is encoded by the coding sequence ATGCGGCGTGCGGTCTGTCCCGGCTCCTACGATCCGGCCACCAACGGACACCTCGACATCATCGAGCGGGCCTCCCTCCTCTTCGACGAGGTCGTCGTCGCGGTGGGGGTGAACAAGAGCAAGAAGGGCCTGTTCGAGGTCGAGGAGCGCATGGAGATGCTGCGCCTGATCACCGCGAAGCTGCCCAACGTGCGCATCGACTCGTGGCAGGGCCTGCTCGTGGACTACTGCCGCGAGAACGACATCGCGGCCGTCGCCAAGGGCCTGCGCTCGGTCAGCGACTTCGACTACGAGCTGCAGATGGCGCAGATGAACCGCGAGCTCACCGGGCTCGAGACGCTGCTGATGGCCAACAACCCGGCGTACGGCTTCGTCTCCAGCTCGCTGGTGAAGGAGGTCGCGGCGCTCGGCGGCGACATCGAGAGCCTCGTCCCGCCCGTGGTGTTCGAGCGGCTCAACCAGGTCTTCCCGAAACAGGCCTGA
- a CDS encoding ribonuclease domain-containing protein: MTNHRSRLAGVLFALLVGFLGFATAAQAAPAAPAGPAASASPASVLQNSCGDLSGFSHKALSSLPAEATTTYNLIQKGGPYPYPKNDGVVFDNREGILPSCATSYYHEYTVPTPGASNRGTRRIITGQGGEYFYTGDHYATFSVIDVDGGGGGTTACGDLSKLAKVGYSTLSAAAKKVVDTVKGGASTGTTYENREGVLPACDSGYYQLFPVGTDDRVITGKAGELVYTPDHYSTFKAIDLNS; the protein is encoded by the coding sequence ATGACCAACCATCGTTCCCGCTTAGCTGGTGTCCTTTTCGCACTGCTGGTCGGTTTCCTGGGGTTCGCGACGGCCGCGCAGGCCGCTCCCGCAGCTCCGGCCGGCCCGGCTGCGTCCGCCTCGCCCGCTTCGGTCCTGCAGAACTCCTGCGGCGACCTCTCGGGCTTCTCGCACAAGGCGCTGTCCTCGCTGCCCGCCGAGGCGACGACCACGTACAACCTGATCCAGAAGGGCGGCCCGTACCCGTACCCGAAGAACGACGGCGTCGTCTTCGACAACCGTGAGGGCATCCTCCCGTCCTGCGCGACGTCGTACTACCACGAGTACACGGTGCCGACGCCCGGCGCGAGCAACCGCGGCACCCGCCGGATCATCACCGGCCAGGGCGGCGAGTACTTCTACACCGGTGACCACTACGCGACGTTCAGCGTGATCGACGTCGACGGCGGCGGGGGCGGCACCACCGCCTGCGGTGACCTCTCGAAGCTGGCCAAGGTCGGCTACTCCACCCTGTCGGCGGCCGCGAAGAAGGTCGTGGACACCGTCAAGGGCGGCGCGTCCACCGGCACCACCTACGAGAACCGCGAGGGCGTCCTCCCGGCCTGCGACTCGGGCTACTACCAGCTGTTCCCGGTGGGCACGGACGACCGCGTGATCACCGGCAAGGCCGGCGAGCTGGTCTACACCCCCGACCACTACAGCACCTTCAAGGCCATCGACCTCAACTCCTGA
- a CDS encoding DivIVA domain-containing protein codes for MYRVFEALDELVTIVEEARGVPMTSSCVVPRGDVLELLDDVRDALPGEVDDAQDVLDKRDDVLHAARKEAGETVSGANEEAERTLSDATSEAERILADARDRAEQMMADAHNEAERMVAGGQAEYQNLTDRSRAESERMIQAGRDAYDRAIEDGRAEQVRLVSQTEVVQAAHAESARIVDEAHAEADRQRGECDVYVDGKLAEFSELLATTLRTVDSGRNHLRSPANLGGNGGRPTLYDYQV; via the coding sequence GTGTACCGGGTTTTCGAGGCACTCGACGAGCTCGTCACGATCGTCGAAGAGGCACGTGGAGTGCCCATGACGTCCAGCTGCGTGGTGCCCCGTGGCGATGTCCTCGAGCTGCTCGACGACGTCCGCGACGCCCTGCCGGGCGAGGTCGACGACGCCCAGGACGTGCTCGACAAGCGCGACGACGTGCTGCACGCGGCCCGCAAGGAGGCCGGTGAGACCGTCTCCGGGGCCAACGAGGAAGCCGAGCGGACGCTGTCCGACGCGACCTCGGAGGCCGAGCGCATCCTGGCCGACGCCCGCGACCGCGCCGAGCAGATGATGGCCGACGCGCACAACGAGGCCGAGCGCATGGTCGCCGGCGGGCAGGCGGAGTACCAGAACCTCACCGACCGCTCGCGCGCCGAGTCCGAGCGGATGATCCAGGCCGGCCGCGACGCCTACGACCGCGCCATCGAAGACGGCCGCGCCGAGCAGGTCCGGCTCGTCTCCCAGACCGAGGTGGTCCAGGCCGCGCACGCCGAGTCCGCCCGCATCGTGGATGAGGCGCACGCCGAGGCCGACCGCCAGCGCGGCGAGTGCGACGTCTACGTGGACGGCAAGCTGGCGGAGTTCTCCGAGCTGCTGGCGACCACCCTGCGGACCGTCGACTCGGGCCGCAACCACCTGCGCTCCCCGGCGAACCTCGGCGGCAACGGCGGCCGCCCGACGCTGTACGACTACCAGGTCTGA
- a CDS encoding YceD family protein, whose translation MSENPVNPARPAQLDDRSPWVIDTRELGRRAGLSREVRRTVPVEVALGVPDVISIDAGSAVELDLLLESVVEGVLVSGTASATAKGACARCLDPVTEEVEVDITELFAYPGSATEETTDEDEIPRLVDDRIDLEPTVRDAVVLALPLAPLCEEDCAGLCTECGVKWADLEPGHGHEKIDPRWAALVDRFDENAGEKPAHGSGEQA comes from the coding sequence ATGTCTGAGAACCCTGTTAACCCAGCCCGGCCTGCGCAGCTCGACGACCGCAGCCCCTGGGTGATCGACACCCGTGAGCTGGGCCGGCGCGCCGGCCTGAGCCGTGAGGTGCGTCGCACCGTCCCGGTCGAGGTCGCGCTCGGCGTGCCCGACGTGATTTCCATCGACGCGGGCTCCGCCGTCGAGCTGGACCTGCTGCTCGAGTCCGTCGTCGAGGGCGTACTGGTCAGCGGCACGGCGTCGGCCACCGCGAAGGGCGCGTGCGCGCGCTGCCTCGACCCGGTGACCGAGGAGGTCGAGGTCGACATCACCGAGCTGTTCGCCTACCCGGGCTCGGCGACCGAGGAGACCACCGACGAGGACGAGATTCCCCGCCTGGTGGACGACCGGATCGACCTCGAGCCGACGGTCCGTGACGCCGTGGTGCTGGCGCTCCCGCTCGCGCCGCTGTGCGAGGAGGACTGCGCCGGACTGTGTACCGAATGCGGAGTCAAGTGGGCCGATCTCGAGCCCGGACACGGGCATGAGAAGATAGATCCTCGGTGGGCCGCGCTCGTCGATCGTTTCGACGAGAACGCGGGCGAAAAGCCTGCGCACGGCTCCGGAGAGCAAGCCTGA
- the rpmF gene encoding 50S ribosomal protein L32 — protein sequence MAVPKRKMSRSNTRSRRSQWKAAPVQLVPCSNRACRQPKLQHIACPACGQHNGRQVVEPA from the coding sequence GTGGCCGTCCCGAAGCGGAAGATGTCGCGATCCAACACGCGCTCCCGCCGCAGCCAGTGGAAGGCGGCTCCGGTTCAGCTGGTGCCCTGCTCCAACCGCGCCTGCCGCCAGCCCAAGCTCCAGCACATCGCGTGCCCGGCGTGCGGCCAGCACAACGGCCGCCAGGTCGTCGAGCCCGCCTGA
- the rnc gene encoding ribonuclease III, whose amino-acid sequence MGGKSAGGAPADPASLLDALGVVLDPELLRLSLTHRSYAYENGGLPPNERLEFLGDAVLGLVVTDHLYTTHPDLPEGQLAKLRASVVNMHALAGVSRALGEGGLGAHLLLGKGEEQTGGRDKASILADGLEAVIGAVYLAHGIEIARKLVHHLFDGLLAEAPLRGAGLDWKTSLQELTASAGLGVPEYRVEDTGPDHRKEFTATVLIGGRPLGHGSGTTKKEAEQKAAETAWRALSEELGTEDGKDQPKTDG is encoded by the coding sequence ATGGGGGGCAAGTCAGCTGGTGGCGCACCGGCGGATCCCGCATCCTTACTCGACGCGCTCGGGGTCGTTCTCGACCCCGAGCTGCTTCGACTGTCCTTGACCCACCGCTCGTACGCGTACGAGAACGGTGGCCTGCCGCCGAACGAGCGGCTGGAGTTCCTGGGCGACGCGGTGCTGGGGCTGGTCGTCACCGACCACCTCTACACCACTCACCCCGATCTGCCCGAGGGCCAGCTCGCGAAGCTGCGGGCCAGCGTGGTCAACATGCACGCGCTGGCCGGTGTGTCCCGCGCGCTCGGTGAAGGCGGGCTCGGCGCCCACCTGCTGCTGGGCAAGGGCGAGGAACAGACCGGTGGCCGGGACAAGGCGAGCATCCTCGCCGACGGTCTCGAGGCCGTGATCGGCGCGGTGTATCTGGCGCACGGGATCGAGATCGCCCGCAAGCTGGTGCACCACCTGTTCGACGGCCTGCTCGCCGAGGCCCCGCTGCGTGGCGCCGGTCTCGACTGGAAGACCAGCCTGCAGGAGCTCACGGCGTCGGCCGGTCTCGGCGTGCCCGAGTACCGCGTCGAGGACACCGGTCCGGATCACCGCAAGGAGTTCACGGCCACGGTGCTCATCGGCGGCCGTCCGCTGGGCCACGGCTCCGGCACCACGAAGAAGGAAGCCGAGCAGAAGGCCGCCGAGACGGCCTGGCGCGCGCTTTCCGAAGAGCTGGGCACCGAAGACGGCAAGGACCAGCCCAAGACCGACGGCTGA
- a CDS encoding SDR family oxidoreductase: MAEESGLRGKRVLVTGGTRGIGLAVVRRFSQAGATVVASARTEAELPEGVQFVAADSRDPEALVRLAREAERLLGGVDVLVDNVGTSKAHLGGPLSVSDEDWTATLETNLLSAVRLDRELVPGMIERGSGVVVHVTSTVDRFPQPVGADYAASKAALSTYSKTLASAIAGKGVRVNRVSPGLTRTPLVESGLEGMAKKLGIDYETARSAFVETIGGIPLGRLGEPEEIAEVVVFVASDRASYVTGSELIVDGGQLRVV, encoded by the coding sequence ATGGCTGAGGAAAGCGGGCTGCGCGGCAAGCGGGTGCTGGTGACGGGCGGGACACGAGGGATCGGCCTCGCGGTGGTGCGCCGGTTCTCCCAGGCGGGCGCGACCGTCGTGGCCAGCGCGCGCACCGAGGCCGAACTGCCCGAGGGAGTCCAGTTCGTCGCGGCCGACTCCCGCGACCCCGAGGCCCTGGTCCGCCTGGCGCGGGAGGCGGAACGGCTGCTCGGCGGCGTCGACGTGCTGGTCGACAACGTCGGCACGAGCAAGGCCCACCTCGGCGGCCCGCTGTCGGTGAGCGACGAGGACTGGACCGCGACGCTGGAGACGAACCTGCTCAGCGCCGTCCGGCTGGACCGCGAGCTGGTGCCGGGCATGATCGAGCGCGGTTCCGGGGTGGTGGTGCACGTGACGTCCACAGTGGACCGGTTCCCCCAGCCCGTCGGCGCGGACTACGCGGCGTCGAAGGCGGCGCTCTCGACGTACAGCAAAACCCTGGCTTCGGCGATCGCGGGCAAGGGCGTGCGGGTCAACCGCGTGTCCCCCGGCCTGACCCGGACGCCACTCGTCGAGTCCGGGCTCGAGGGCATGGCCAAGAAGCTGGGCATCGACTACGAGACGGCGAGGAGCGCCTTCGTCGAGACCATCGGCGGCATCCCGCTGGGCCGCCTGGGCGAGCCGGAGGAGATCGCCGAGGTGGTGGTCTTCGTCGCCTCGGACCGCGCCAGTTACGTCACCGGCAGCGAGCTGATCGTGGACGGCGGCCAGCTGCGGGTGGTCTGA
- the mutM gene encoding bifunctional DNA-formamidopyrimidine glycosylase/DNA-(apurinic or apyrimidinic site) lyase, translating to MPELPEVEVVRAGLQAHVAGRTVSKVEVLHPRAIRRHVLGAEDFTGRLAGVRIDAARRRGKYLWLELSGGEAVLAHLGMSGQMLVQPEGAPDEKHLRVRVRFADDGPELRFVDQRTFGGLALDELVTSDGERLPGTIAHIARDPMDPRFDAEAAARALRSRRTEVKRALLDQTLVSGVGNIYADEALWRSKLHWARPAEKLTAAQGRTLVAAATEVMDSSLQAGGTSFDALYVNVNGQSGYFARSLDAYGQEGLPCSRCGTAIRREPFMNRSSYSCPRCQPRPRSSR from the coding sequence ATGCCCGAACTACCCGAGGTGGAGGTCGTCCGCGCCGGCCTCCAAGCCCACGTCGCCGGCCGCACCGTGAGCAAGGTCGAAGTCCTGCACCCGCGCGCCATCCGGCGGCACGTGCTGGGGGCCGAGGACTTCACCGGCCGGCTCGCCGGGGTGCGGATCGACGCTGCCCGCCGTCGCGGGAAATACCTGTGGCTGGAGCTTTCCGGCGGCGAGGCGGTGCTCGCGCACCTCGGCATGAGCGGCCAGATGCTGGTGCAGCCCGAGGGCGCGCCGGACGAGAAGCACCTGCGCGTGCGCGTCCGGTTCGCCGACGACGGGCCGGAGCTGAGGTTCGTCGACCAGCGCACGTTCGGCGGCCTGGCGCTCGACGAGCTGGTGACGTCCGACGGCGAGCGGCTGCCCGGCACCATCGCGCACATCGCGCGTGACCCGATGGACCCGAGGTTCGACGCGGAGGCGGCCGCCCGGGCGCTGCGCTCGCGGCGCACGGAGGTCAAGCGCGCGCTGCTGGACCAGACCCTGGTGTCCGGCGTCGGCAACATCTACGCCGATGAGGCGCTGTGGCGCTCGAAGCTGCACTGGGCCCGGCCGGCCGAGAAGCTCACCGCCGCGCAGGGCCGCACGCTGGTCGCGGCGGCCACCGAGGTGATGGACTCCTCGCTGCAGGCCGGTGGCACGTCGTTCGATGCGTTGTACGTCAACGTGAACGGGCAATCGGGCTACTTCGCGCGCTCCCTCGACGCGTACGGCCAGGAAGGGCTGCCGTGTAGCCGTTGCGGGACGGCGATCCGGCGGGAGCCGTTCATGAACCGGTCGTCCTACTCCTGCCCGCGCTGCCAGCCGCGGCCACGCAGCTCGCGTTGA
- a CDS encoding helix-turn-helix domain-containing protein — MVATESGKTSLSGKIDQLFHVVRRPDREQYSHEEVARACREATGESFSTTYLWQLRTGRRDNPTKRHLEALAQFFGVPPAYFFDDEQSVKIAEELALLGALRDAGVRDVALRAVTLSSDGLDTISDMIDAIARREAGRGGAQKEG, encoded by the coding sequence ATGGTGGCCACGGAGTCCGGCAAGACTTCACTTTCCGGCAAGATCGACCAGCTGTTCCACGTGGTGCGCCGGCCCGACCGTGAGCAGTACAGCCACGAGGAGGTCGCCCGCGCCTGCCGCGAGGCGACGGGGGAGAGCTTCTCCACCACGTACCTCTGGCAGCTGCGCACGGGGCGTCGCGACAACCCCACGAAGCGTCATCTCGAGGCTCTCGCTCAGTTCTTCGGTGTTCCTCCGGCATACTTCTTCGACGACGAGCAGAGTGTGAAGATCGCCGAGGAGCTGGCCCTCCTGGGCGCGCTGCGCGACGCCGGGGTCCGTGACGTGGCCCTGCGCGCGGTCACCCTCTCGTCCGATGGGCTCGACACGATCAGCGACATGATCGACGCGATCGCGCGGAGGGAGGCCGGCCGCGGCGGTGCGCAGAAGGAGGGCTGA
- a CDS encoding MAB_1171c family putative transporter, with protein MSETLAYLACVLGFAGFSAKLLEAGRDQPVKRLWYLSGFGICIALGITVGTAALDAMMGQAPWYAQFATFAGDAFKIGAIGFVVAFARSMRLGDGAKLGWHAVVTWLALLAEAVLFVLASPVRSGEYTVATAAGRPYYFLYELVFIVYGVPSLILLAVVFARFAARARGGPLRLGLWLIVAGVVAAVAWTLWDLDDLRMVAQTGRVDATDDLPSAALGATCVVLAVAGATLSAWGPSLAAPVRWLRAYRGYRRIEPLWTVLRDAVPGIALDPARGLGGVEFALYRRVIEIRDGHLALRPYFDPDLPARVEALARRAGVPDGDVVATTEAAALAAALVASEAGHRYQPDDADGPAGEPVDADVLAEAAWLVRVARAWRHSAVVHQIRGEAQRELGVSA; from the coding sequence GTGAGCGAGACGCTCGCGTACCTGGCCTGCGTGCTGGGGTTCGCCGGCTTCAGCGCCAAGCTGCTGGAGGCGGGACGCGACCAGCCGGTGAAGCGGCTCTGGTACCTGTCCGGCTTCGGCATCTGCATCGCGCTGGGCATCACCGTGGGCACGGCCGCGCTGGACGCGATGATGGGGCAAGCGCCGTGGTACGCGCAGTTCGCGACGTTCGCCGGTGACGCGTTCAAGATCGGCGCCATCGGTTTCGTGGTGGCGTTCGCGCGGTCGATGCGCCTGGGCGACGGCGCGAAGCTCGGCTGGCACGCGGTGGTGACGTGGCTGGCGCTGCTGGCGGAGGCCGTGCTGTTCGTCCTCGCCTCGCCGGTCCGGTCCGGCGAGTACACGGTGGCGACTGCGGCCGGGCGGCCGTACTACTTCCTGTACGAGCTGGTGTTCATCGTCTACGGCGTGCCGAGCCTGATCCTTTTGGCCGTGGTCTTCGCGCGCTTCGCCGCGCGCGCCAGGGGCGGGCCGCTACGGCTGGGGCTGTGGCTGATCGTCGCGGGTGTGGTCGCGGCGGTGGCGTGGACGCTGTGGGACCTCGACGATCTCCGGATGGTCGCGCAGACCGGCCGGGTCGACGCGACGGACGACCTGCCGTCGGCGGCGCTGGGCGCGACGTGTGTGGTGCTGGCGGTGGCGGGCGCGACGCTGTCGGCGTGGGGGCCATCGCTCGCCGCGCCGGTGCGCTGGCTGCGCGCGTACCGGGGCTACCGCCGGATCGAGCCACTGTGGACAGTCCTGCGCGACGCCGTGCCGGGCATCGCCCTCGACCCGGCCCGTGGGCTCGGCGGGGTGGAGTTCGCGTTGTACCGCCGCGTGATCGAGATCCGCGACGGGCACCTCGCGCTGCGCCCGTACTTCGACCCGGACCTGCCGGCGCGGGTGGAGGCGCTCGCGCGCCGCGCGGGGGTGCCGGACGGGGACGTGGTGGCGACCACCGAAGCGGCGGCGCTGGCCGCGGCCCTCGTCGCGAGCGAAGCGGGCCACCGTTACCAGCCCGACGACGCCGACGGCCCGGCCGGCGAGCCCGTCGACGCGGACGTCCTGGCCGAGGCGGCGTGGCTGGTGCGGGTCGCCCGGGCGTGGCGGCACTCGGCTGTGGTGCACCAGATCCGCGGCGAGGCGCAGCGGGAGCTGGGCGTTTCGGCCTGA
- a CDS encoding PadR family transcriptional regulator, with protein sequence MEISQLLKGVLDLAVLAVLRDDDGYGYDVLRRLRVAGLEEVGDASVYGTLRRLYKAGLLTSYVVPSEEGPHRKYYSLNEPGRSRLAESGKTWQSFASTMNDLLGEAA encoded by the coding sequence GTGGAGATCAGTCAGCTACTCAAGGGAGTGCTGGATCTGGCTGTACTGGCGGTGCTGCGCGACGACGACGGGTACGGCTATGACGTGCTTCGAAGACTTCGCGTGGCCGGCCTGGAGGAAGTGGGGGACGCGTCGGTATACGGGACGTTGCGGCGGCTGTACAAGGCCGGGCTGCTGACGTCGTACGTGGTGCCGAGCGAGGAAGGCCCGCACCGCAAGTACTACAGCTTGAACGAGCCGGGGCGGTCGCGGCTCGCCGAGTCGGGGAAGACGTGGCAGAGCTTCGCGTCGACCATGAACGATCTGTTGGGGGAGGCGGCATGA